One Mycolicibacterium rufum genomic window, CTTCTTCATGCAGAATCTGCATCGCGCCATCTCGACTCATGGCGTCGACATCGCCGATGCCGGCGAACTCTTCATCCCCGCGGGGCGGGGCAAGACCACGTTCATCGACGCACGCGACGCCGCCGAGGTGGCCGCCACCGTGCTCACCGACCCCGACCCGCATCGCGATGTGGTGTACCACCTGACCGGCCCGACGCCGTTGACCATGGACGACGTCGCCGCCGAACTGACTGCCACCCTGGGGCGCCCGATCCGCTACGTCAACCCAGGTTTGGTGCGGTTCGCCGTGCGGCTGCGGGGCCGCGGAGTCGGCTGGGACACCATCGGATTCATGTCCGCGGTCTACACGTTGACCCGGCTCGGGCAGAATCAGCCGGTCACCGACGACGTGCGGCGACTTCTGGGCCGACCGCCGCGGACGCTGCACGAGTTCCTGGTCGATGCCGCCTGGCGCTGGCGGGACCGTGCATGGACCTAGGTGATGAGGCCCAGCGCCGTCTCGCGGCCGCGGTTCAGGAACGCGATGATCTCCGTTGCGGTGGAACGCAATTGAGCT contains:
- a CDS encoding NmrA family NAD(P)-binding protein gives rise to the protein MGTIMDREGRPLEEMTVLLVTGPSGNVGEELVDLLDTRYPHTWRVGSRHPERWSAALSAEAVRLDFFDRSTWTPALDGVDALFLLFPLPGNRAAREAIVPFLHAAERAGCRHVVYVSVFGADRARFIPHHTVEAALRDAGMSATVLRCSFFMQNLHRAISTHGVDIADAGELFIPAGRGKTTFIDARDAAEVAATVLTDPDPHRDVVYHLTGPTPLTMDDVAAELTATLGRPIRYVNPGLVRFAVRLRGRGVGWDTIGFMSAVYTLTRLGQNQPVTDDVRRLLGRPPRTLHEFLVDAAWRWRDRAWT